From Drosophila virilis strain 15010-1051.87 chromosome X, Dvir_AGI_RSII-ME, whole genome shotgun sequence, the proteins below share one genomic window:
- the LOC6632161 gene encoding N-acetylneuraminate lyase, translating into MAWFRRDGGSRLNKSVQKATENRVIESQEQPAAPEQQESKEQLSNELETEQASQTRLTRETGTFSSRFQGLIAPVFSCFKDDDRRSLDVRPINRYAEWLQSQMISGVLINGVVGEGPMMRVRERKANCEYWQRAAVRHNLMIMVQVGGAPLPDVLSLAAHAEEIRVSGVVTLPELFYRPRNVDQLVGYCQHVATRCRTRPFFYYHMPSMTGVDLDMVEFCAKAERSISNFMGLYYASADLEMGQRCLRFGRVVMLASTALLASGLMSGFNCSSLVVVNIRPDLVHKICEAFDDNELQLARDYQRELNQLIEIHTHDSHMENWVVSMKNWFNKESTSRQIGSFNAGPARIVF; encoded by the exons ATGGCCTGGTTTCGTAGAGATGGGGGCAGCCGTCTTAATAAAAGCGTACAAAAAGCAACCGAAAACCGTGTCATCGAGTCGCAGGAACAGCCAGCGGCTCCGG AGCAACAGGAAAGCAAAGAACAACTAAGCAATGAATTGGAAACTGAGCAAGCATCACAAACTCGACTGACCAGGGAAACTGGGACCTTTAGTTCAAGATTTCAGGGACTGATTGCACCGGTGTTTAGCTGTTTTAAGGATGATGA TCGTCGCTCGCTGGACGTACGTCCGATCAATCGTTACGCGGAGTGGCTACAGAGTCAAATGATATCCGGAGTTCTAATCAATGGCGTCGTCGGCGAAGGGCCAATGATGCGTGTGCGCGAGCGCAAGGCGAACTGCGAGTATTGGCAGCGTGCCGCCGTTCGCCACAATCTGATGATTATGGTGCAAGTTGGCGGGGCGCCGTTACCCGACGTCCTCTCGCTGGCCGCGCACGCCGAGGAGATACGCGTTAGCGGCGTTGTCACATTGCCAGAGTTGTTCTATCGGCCGCGCAATGTGGATCAATTGGTGGGCTATTGCCAGCATGTGGCGACCCGATGCCGCACTAGGCCATTCTTTTATTATCACATGCCTTCGATGACGGGCGTGGACC TGGACATGGTTGAATTCTGCGCCAAGGCTGAGCGCAGCATATCCAATTTTATGGGCTTGTACTATGCCAGCGCTGATCTGGAAATGGGTCAGCGGTGCCTTCGCTTCGGGCGTGTCGTTATGCTGGCCTCCACGGCGCTACTAGCCAGCGGGCTAATGTCCGGCTTTAATTGCAGCAGTCTGGTCGTTGTCAATATCCGACCCGATCTTGTGCACAAGATCTGTGAAGCCTTCGATGACAACGAATTACAGCTGGCCAGGGACTATCAAAGGgagctgaatcagcttattgagatacacacacacgacagCCACATGGAGAACTGGGTGGTTTCAATGAAGAACTGGTTTAACAAGGAGTCTACCTCCCGACAAATCGGAAGCTTCAACGCAGGCCCTGCACGGATTGTCTTTTAG
- the LOC6632163 gene encoding RNA-binding protein NOB1, protein MSISSSKIKYLVADTTAFINAVPLNEYADNVLTVPEVVAEVRNKRQIRRLCVLPFDLQVREPRPESVKHCVEFAKKTGDYASLSGIDLKVISLTYELEADTLGTEHLRTEPVVSQVIASKEQPEEMQDVNNKRLVGWYMPEGNEDDEEAEEDEEDDANEAGDDSEQQLEKSSAHVDHIKEAIEAQLQGKQIPSPDSKQTSNNDENEDEEDDLTQEELDKLFEKLKCAPSADEERATCDLLVAEPKEEDDEEQPGCNNNDAADNEDDDVGDDGWITHSNIKKAKKALEGKVETDIVPPVACMTTDYALQNVLKQLNLQLAALNGRIIKQLRTYILRCYACFKTTSIMTKVFCPNCGNKTLKRVAVSLDENGKQVIHINTRRPLSSKYKNQSLPRFHGGKHSRNPILFEDQPMPRQMPSRVAKTKTNALDDDYIAGFSPFVMRDVDSKSAMLRSKGNLKEWARNNNFEEDRRRKNYNRLYK, encoded by the exons ATGAGTATAAGTAGCAGCAAAATCAAATATCTTGTTGCAGATACAACAGCGTTTATTAATGCAGTGCCACTGAAT GAATATGCGGACAATGTGCTAACCGTGCCTGAGGTGGTTGCTGAGGTGCGCAATAAACGCCAAATACGCCGACTTTGTGTGCTGCCATTTGATCTGCAGGTGCGAGAGCCGCGCCCAGAAAGTGTAAAACACTGCGTGGAGTTTGCCAAGAAGACTGGCGACTATGCGAGCTTATCTGGCATTGATTTAAAGGTGATTTCGCTCACGTATGAACTGGAGGCGGACACACTGGGCACCGAGCATCTGCGCACCGAACCAGTCGTCTCGCAGGTAATTGCCTCCAAGGAGCAGCCAGAGGAGATGCAGGATGTTAATAACAAGCGTCTGGTAGGCTGGTACATGCCCGAGGGCAACGAAGACGATGAGGAAGCAGAAGAAGATGAGGAGGACGATGCCAATGAGGCAGGCGACGATAGTGAACAGCAGCTGGAAAAAAGCAGTGCTCATGTGGACCATATTAAGGAAGCCATTGAAGCGCAGCTGCAGGGCAAACAGATACCGAGTCCTGATAGCAAACAGACAAGCAACAATGACGAGAACGAGGACGAGGAGGACGATCTGACACAGGAGGAGCTGGATAAGCTATTTGAGAAACTGAAATGTGCGCCATCCGCAGACGAGGAACGGGCAACTTGCGATCTTTTAGTGGCGGAGCCAAAAGAGGAAGACGATGAGGAGCAGCCAGGCTGCAATAATAACGACGCCGCCGACAACGAAGACGACGACGTTGGCGACGATGGCTGGATAACGCATTCAAACATCAAGAAGGCCAAAAAAGCGCTTGAGGGCAAAGTGGAAACAGATATTGTGCCGCCAGTGGCGTGCATGACCACAGATTATGCGCTACAAAATGTGCTGAAACAGCTGAATCTTCAACTGGCCGCGCTCAATGGACGCATTATCAAGCAGCTGCGCACCTACATATTGCGCTGTTACGCCTGCTTCAAAACGACGAGCATCATGACCAAGGTGTTCTGTCCGAACTGTGGCAACAAGACGCTGAAACGCGTGGCCGTCAGTCTGGACGAGAATGGCAAACAGGTGATACACATAAACACAAGACGTCCCCTTTCGTCCAAGTATAAGAACCAAAGTCTGCCACGCTTCCATGGCGGCAAGCATTCGCGCAATCCCATTCTGTTTGAGGATCAGCCCATGCCGCGCCAGATGCCGTCACGCGTGGCCAAAACAAAGACAAATGCCCTGGACGATGATTATATTGCTGGCTTCTCACCGTTTGTGATGCGTGACGTTGACTCAAAATCAGCAATGCTGCGCTCCAAGGGCAACCTAAAGGAGTGGGCGCGCAATAACAACTTCGAGGAAGATCGCAGACGCAAGAATTACAACCGCTTGTATAAATAG
- the Naxe gene encoding NAD(P)H-hydrate epimerase has translation MLPIFLNLILNFQKSFAVIMHMAFWPIQLQLVKLGRLAIGSSLRTRFHLISANIAKSKQITQQTQRNEFCYCSNNKDSSMLKYLNQSEAINVDLELFNEYKFSVDQLMELAGLSCAHAVAKCFPAKDFARVLVCCGPGNNGGDGLVCARHLALMGYTPAIYYPKPTPKPLYENLAHQCQRMEICSITECPRVEEAADSYDLIVDALFGFSFKPPVRADFVSVVELLQQTKLPIASVDIPSGWDVEQGKLNDCDLEPTLLISLTAPKLCAKHFKGKHHFLGGRFVPPALQRKYELNLPAYPGNELCLEL, from the exons atGTTGCCCATTTTTTTGAACTTAATACTCAATTTCCAAAAGTCATTTGCAGTGATAATGCATATGGCTTTTTGGCCCATTCAACTGCAACTTGTCAAGCTGGGCCGCTTGGCAATTGGCTCCTCACTGCGAACGCGATTTCATCTCATTTCGGCAAACAtcgcaaaatcaaaacaaataacacaacaaacacaacgcAACGAATTTTGTtattgcagcaacaacaaggacagCAGCAtgctgaaatatttaaatcaaagtGAGGCCATTAACGTGGACCTGGAGCTCTTCAATGAGTACAAGTTCAGTGTGGATCAGCTAATGGAACTAGCCGGTCTCAGCTGTGCTCACGCCGTGGCCAAATGCTTTCCGGCGAAGGACTTTGCCCGTGTACTTGTCTGCTGCGGACCAGGCAATAATGGTGGCGACGGCCTGGTCTGTGCTCGCCACCTGGCATTAATGGGCTACACACCCGCCATATATTATCCAAAGCCAACGCCAAAGCCGCTTTACGAGAATCTGGCACATCAGTGCCAGCGCATGGAGATTTGCAGCATAACCGAATGTCCACGCGTGGAGGAAGCTGCCGATAGTTATGATTTAATTGTGGATGCACTATTCGGCTTTAGCTTTAAGCCGCCGGTGCGCGCCGACTTTGTGTCGGTggtggagctgctgcagcagacaAAGCTGCCCATAGCCAG TGTGGACATACCCAGTGGCTGGGATGTGGAGCAGGGCAAGCTGAACGATTGCGACCTAGAGCCAACGCTGCTCATCTCACTGACGGCGCCCAAGCTGTGTGCTAAACACTTTAAAGGCAAGCATCACTTTTTAGGCGGACGCTTTGTGCCGCCAGCTCTGCAGCGCAAGTACGAGCTGAATCTGCCTGCCTATCCGGGTAACGAGTTGTGCCTCGAGctgtaa